The proteins below come from a single Eucalyptus grandis isolate ANBG69807.140 chromosome 3, ASM1654582v1, whole genome shotgun sequence genomic window:
- the LOC104439036 gene encoding LOW QUALITY PROTEIN: receptor-like protein kinase 5 (The sequence of the model RefSeq protein was modified relative to this genomic sequence to represent the inferred CDS: inserted 1 base in 1 codon), whose translation MEALEHLDLGKNPLTGEIPASIFALRSLSELYVYETNVSGSIPQAVSAANLSVIDLSLNNLMGNIPEVFGQLKNLYSLNLEFNQLSGGIPEVIASLPALSDIKLSNNNISGTIPPDFGKFSPLRRFEVAFNNLTGAFPEHLCHGGTLFGLAAMDNNLSGELPESLGNCSTLLEVMLNNNGFTGNVPGGLWMLRNLMALLLSGNGLTGELPXELSPNLTRIEMSNNKFFGKIPSTVSLWRNLVVFDASNNLLSGTVPAELTVLPSLTTLLLGQNKLSGNLPTDIVSWKSLNTLDLSHNKISGPIPRKIGLLPVLTQLDLSDNQLSGLIPPEFGQPNLNRLNLSSNRLSGPIPAKLENAAYDASFLNNPGLCASNSFMRINVCNTQSRRSSKTNLTLIVILAIGAVICVLLVVLFLIRASRKNKGQFDSTPILTPFQSLNFTESNILSGLKEPNVIGSGGSGKVYRIIVNPSGDAVAVKRISNNQKLNEKLEKQFAAEVGILGNIKHRHIVKLLCCISCENSKLLVYEYMENSSLDHWLHKKKRLSPISGVADNMILDWPKRLQIALGAAKGLCYMHHDCSSPIIHRDVKSSNILLDSEFNAKIADFGLARMLAKNGEAVTLTGVAGSAGYLAPEYAHTTKVNEKIDVYSFGVILLELTTGREAKGGDEDMCLVDWAWRHILDGKAIADAIDEEINHYSFLGEISNVFKLGISCTVKRPSKRPPMKKVVQALLKCSDPLDVVEQTSAIT comes from the exons ATGGAGGCTCTTGAGCACTTGGATTTGGGGAAGAATCCACTGACAGGAGAGATCCCGGCCAGCATTTTTGCTCTGAGAAGCTTGAGCGAGTTGTACGTGTACGAGACTAATGTGTCCGGGTCGATCCCTCAGGCAGTCAGTGCCGCAAACCTGAGCGTGATCGATCTGTCTTTAAATAATTTGATGGGGAACATACCTGAAGTTTTTGGACAGCTCAAGAATCTATACAGCTTGAATTTAGAGTTCAATCAATTGTCTGGTGGAATCCCGGAAGTTATCGCGAGTCTTCCCGCTTTGTCTGATATCAAGCTGTCCAACAACAATATATCGGGCACGATTCCCCCGGACTTTGGCAAGTTTTCCCCGCTCAGAAGATTCGAAGTGGCCTTCAACAACTTGACCGGTGCATTTCCAGAACATCTGTGCCATGGGGGCACGCTGTTTGGGTTGGCCGCCATGGACAACAATCTCAGCGGGGAGTTGCCAGAGTCACTTGGAAATTGCAGTACTTTGCTCGAAGTGATGTTGAACAACAATGGGTTCACAGGCAATGTGCCTGGAGGACTCTGGATGCTGCGGAACTTGAtggctttgctcttgagtggtaATGGATTAACTGGCGAGCTTC AGGAGCTGTCCCCAAACCTCACTCGGATCGAGATGAGCAACAACAAATTCTTCGGCAAGATTCCGAGCACGGTGTCTTTGTGGAGGAACTTGGTGGTGTTTGATGCTAGTAATAACCTCCTCAGTGGCACGGTTCCAGCTGAATTGACCGTGCTTCCTTCTCTGACGACGCTTTTGCTCGGTCAGAACAAGCTCTCCGGGAATCTTCCCACAGACATCGTTTCATGGAAATCCTTGAACACTCTGGATCTTAGTCACAATAAGATCTCGGGACCGATTCCCAGAAAAATCGGTCTTCTGCCTGTGCTCACGCAGTTGGACCTGTCTGACAACCAACTGTCCGGCTTGATTCCTCCTGAATTCGGCCAACCGAATCTGAATCGTCTGAATTTATCATCCAATCGCCTCAGTGGACCAATCCCAGCCAAGTTAGAGAACGCCGCATATGACGCCAGTTTCCTGAACAATCCCGGCCTCTGTGCATCCAATTCGTTCATGAGGATCAATGTCTGCAACACCCAATCCCGTAGATCGAGCAAGACCAATCTCACCTTGATCGTGATCTTGGCCATTGGGGCGGTGATATGTGTTTTGTTGGTGGTGCTATTCCTGATCAGAGCTTCCAGAAAGAACAAGGGCCAGTTCGATTCAACTCCAATACTGACTCcattccaaagtttgaattttACGGAATCAAATATTCTGTCGGGATTGAAGGAGCCTAATGTGATTGGAAGTGGTGGATCAGGAAAAGTATATCGCATTATTGTGAATCCTTCTGGTGATGCTGTCGCTGTGAAAAGGATTTCGAATAACCAAAAGTTAAATGAGAAGCTGGAAAAGCAATTCGCAGCAGAAGTGGGGATACTTGGGAACATTAAGCATCGGCACATTGTCAAATTGTTATGCTGTATTTCTTGCGAGAACTCGAAACTCCTAGTGTATGAGTACATGGAAAATAGCAGCTTGGACCATTGGcttcacaagaagaaaagattgtCGCCCATCTCGGGTGTTGCCGACAATATGATCTTGGATTGGCCCAAAAGGTTGCAGATTGCGCTCGGAGCAGCTAAAGGACTTTGCTATATGCATCATGATTGTTCATCACCCATCATCCACCGAGACGTGAAATCAAGCAACATTCTTTTAGACTCCGAGTTCAACGCAAAAATTGCTGACTTCGGCCTTGCAAGAATGTTGGCCAAGAATGGAGAAGCTGTCACGCTCACAGGAGTTGCAGGCTCTGCCGGCTATCTTGCACCAG AGTATGCTCACACAACAAAAGTTAATGAGAAGATCGATGTTTATAGCTTCGGGGTCATTCTCTTGGAACTGACCACCGGGAGGGAGGCCAAAGGCGGGGATGAAGACATGTGCCTCGTCGATTGGGCATGGCGTCACATCCTAGATGGCAAGGCGATAGCTGATGCGATAGATGAGGAGATCAACCATTACTCGTTCCTAGGTGAAATAAGCAATGTCTTTAAGCTCGGGATCTCTTGCACCGTGAAGCGTCCTTCCAAGAGGCCTCCAATGAAGAAGGTAGTGCAAGCGCTGCTCAAATGTAGTGATCCGCTTGACGTTGTCGAGCAGACATCCGCCATAACTTAG